The Paenibacillus sophorae genome has a segment encoding these proteins:
- a CDS encoding YciI family protein has protein sequence MNKYLLITERTECFNPEDIAGHYEYLDRLKKEGRLEMYGPFGDTTGGAYLILASSLAEAEEIGNADPLIRRGSSTVTVKEWRLR, from the coding sequence TTGAACAAATATTTGCTGATTACTGAAAGAACGGAATGTTTCAATCCAGAGGATATTGCGGGGCATTATGAGTATCTCGATCGGTTAAAGAAGGAGGGCCGTCTTGAAATGTACGGCCCTTTTGGAGACACTACGGGCGGCGCTTATCTAATATTGGCTTCATCGCTTGCCGAAGCGGAAGAAATCGGCAATGCGGACCCGCTCATTCGGAGAGGCTCTTCAACAGTAACGGTAAAAGAATGGCGCCTGCGTTAG
- a CDS encoding LLM class flavin-dependent oxidoreductase, producing the protein MKQLQDIPVSVLDLAPITEEGTAADALRNALDLAQHAERWGFRRYWLAEHHNMPGIASSATSIVIGHVAAGTKHIRVGSGGIMLPNHAPLMIAEQFGTLESLFPGRIDLGLGRAPGSDQPASRAIRRGLGSDGSDFPEQLAELRAYFDPGAADSRPPSVRAIPGEGLNIPIWLLGSSGFSARLAGQLGLPFAFASHFAPDYLLPALHLYRTSFRPSGVLDKPYAMVGLSAVAADTASEAQRLATSSQQQALSLIRGRPGKLKPPVGSMEELWSPQEQAIVLGRQQYAVVGDKAAVRERMQQILEETQADEWIVTSQIYDHAARLRSYEILTEALSAKSPE; encoded by the coding sequence ATGAAGCAGCTTCAAGATATACCTGTATCCGTACTGGACCTGGCTCCAATTACGGAAGAAGGCACAGCGGCGGACGCTCTTCGGAACGCGCTCGATCTGGCGCAGCATGCCGAGAGGTGGGGCTTCCGCCGCTACTGGCTGGCTGAGCATCATAACATGCCTGGCATCGCCAGCTCGGCCACATCGATCGTCATCGGGCATGTGGCGGCCGGAACGAAGCACATCCGCGTCGGCTCCGGGGGCATTATGCTGCCCAATCATGCCCCGCTGATGATTGCTGAGCAGTTTGGCACGCTGGAATCCCTGTTCCCGGGCCGGATCGATCTTGGCCTTGGCCGTGCGCCCGGCTCGGACCAGCCGGCTTCCCGTGCGATCCGCCGCGGCCTGGGCAGCGACGGCAGCGATTTCCCGGAGCAGCTGGCCGAGCTCCGGGCTTATTTCGATCCCGGCGCGGCGGACTCGCGCCCTCCGAGCGTAAGGGCTATTCCCGGCGAGGGCCTGAACATCCCGATCTGGCTGCTCGGCTCCAGCGGCTTCAGCGCAAGGCTGGCCGGCCAGCTCGGCCTCCCCTTCGCCTTCGCCAGCCACTTCGCGCCCGACTATCTGCTGCCCGCGCTTCATCTGTACCGTACCAGCTTCCGGCCCTCCGGGGTGCTGGACAAGCCGTATGCCATGGTCGGTCTTAGCGCCGTCGCGGCGGACACGGCCAGTGAAGCCCAGCGGCTCGCGACCTCCTCACAGCAGCAGGCGCTCAGCCTTATCCGCGGCCGCCCCGGCAAGCTGAAGCCTCCGGTGGGCAGCATGGAGGAGCTATGGAGTCCGCAGGAGCAGGCCATTGTCCTCGGCAGACAGCAGTATGCCGTTGTCGGCGATAAAGCCGCCGTTCGGGAGCGGATGCAGCAGATCCTGGAGGAAACGCAAGCTGACGAGTGGATCGTAACCTCGCAGATTTACGATCATGCGGCCCGTTTGCGCTCCTATGAAATTCTTACCGAAGCCCTCTCCGCGAAATCGCCCGAATAG
- the pepT gene encoding peptidase T, translated as MKQEVMERFISYARMDTQSDETSETCPSTPGQSVLAQKLAEELAEIGLEEITVDEHSYVFASLPPNSGKDVPVIGFLAHLDTATEITGAGVQPQIVESYDGGDIVLNQALNVVLSPKSFPELAEYAGQTLITTDGTTLLGADDKAGIAEIMTAMHYLKQHPEIKHGKIRVAFTPDEEIGRGAHKFDVAAFGAKFAYTMDGGPLGELEYESFNAAAARITFHGVNVHPGTAKGKMINSAKIAMAFHERLPAGESPEFTEGMEGFYHLNSFQGTVEISRLSYIIRDFDRERFEERKAFIQTLADEFRQTYGEGSIVLELKDQYYNMRDKIEPVRHIVDIAHTAMTNLGITPIVRPIRGGTDGSQLSYMGLPTPNIFAGGENFHGKFEYISADNMVKAAEVIIEIAKLFEQQA; from the coding sequence TTGAAACAAGAGGTTATGGAACGCTTTATTTCGTATGCCCGCATGGATACGCAGTCGGATGAGACCAGCGAGACCTGTCCTTCAACACCGGGACAATCGGTGCTGGCGCAGAAGCTTGCGGAAGAGCTGGCCGAAATCGGCTTGGAGGAAATTACGGTCGATGAGCACAGCTATGTGTTCGCTTCGCTTCCGCCCAACAGCGGCAAAGACGTTCCCGTCATCGGTTTTCTCGCTCATCTGGACACCGCGACCGAGATAACGGGCGCAGGCGTTCAGCCGCAGATTGTGGAATCCTATGACGGAGGCGATATCGTGCTGAACCAAGCGCTGAATGTCGTCCTTTCGCCAAAGAGCTTTCCGGAGCTCGCTGAATATGCGGGGCAGACACTGATTACGACCGACGGCACCACTCTGCTTGGCGCGGATGACAAAGCCGGCATCGCCGAAATAATGACAGCTATGCATTATTTGAAGCAGCACCCGGAAATCAAGCACGGCAAAATTCGGGTCGCCTTCACTCCTGACGAGGAGATCGGGCGTGGCGCGCATAAATTCGATGTCGCCGCCTTCGGCGCAAAGTTCGCTTACACGATGGACGGAGGACCGCTCGGAGAGCTGGAGTATGAAAGCTTCAATGCGGCTGCGGCACGGATAACCTTCCACGGCGTCAACGTCCATCCCGGAACGGCCAAGGGAAAGATGATCAACTCCGCCAAAATCGCCATGGCTTTCCACGAGCGGCTGCCCGCCGGGGAATCGCCGGAGTTCACGGAAGGCATGGAAGGCTTCTACCATCTGAATTCGTTCCAAGGCACCGTGGAAATCAGCCGGCTCAGTTATATTATCCGCGACTTTGACCGCGAGCGGTTCGAGGAACGGAAAGCGTTTATTCAGACATTGGCCGATGAATTCAGACAGACTTACGGAGAAGGCAGCATCGTGCTGGAGTTGAAAGACCAATATTACAATATGCGCGACAAAATCGAGCCCGTTCGCCACATCGTCGATATCGCCCATACGGCTATGACGAACCTCGGCATTACGCCGATTGTCCGTCCAATTCGCGGCGGCACCGACGGCTCCCAGCTGTCTTATATGGGGCTGCCGACGCCGAATATTTTTGCCGGCGGGGAGAACTTCCACGGGAAGTTCGAATATATTTCAGCCGATAATATGGTCAAAGCTGCCGAAGTGATTATCGAGATTGCCAAGCTGTTCGAACAGCAGGCCTGA
- a CDS encoding winged helix-turn-helix transcriptional regulator: MATEIKDRINLMEINCEKELTLAVIGGKWKLIILWHLGLDGTKRFSELKKLIPHITQKMLTNQLRELEEDQLVLRKVYAEVPPRVEYSLTEYGQSLMPVLRMMYDWGKNYGENVIWKDGRPDEEEA; encoded by the coding sequence ATGGCAACGGAGATCAAGGACCGGATCAATCTTATGGAAATTAACTGTGAAAAAGAGTTGACTCTGGCCGTCATCGGCGGAAAGTGGAAGCTGATTATTCTATGGCATCTCGGCCTGGACGGCACGAAACGGTTCAGCGAGCTGAAAAAGCTCATTCCCCATATCACGCAAAAGATGCTGACGAACCAGCTCCGGGAGCTGGAGGAGGATCAGCTTGTGCTGCGCAAAGTGTATGCGGAGGTCCCTCCGAGAGTGGAATACTCTTTGACGGAATATGGCCAAAGTCTGATGCCCGTCCTGCGCATGATGTACGACTGGGGCAAGAACTACGGGGAAAATGTCATTTGGAAAGATGGACGACCGGATGAGGAAGAGGCTTAA
- a CDS encoding aspartyl-phosphate phosphatase Spo0E family protein has translation MKELEQMIEQKRVVLHLFAKMYGTKDQRTINKSAELDKLLNTYLRRKVKQQNGPTA, from the coding sequence TTGAAAGAGCTGGAACAAATGATCGAACAAAAGAGGGTGGTGCTCCATCTATTTGCAAAAATGTATGGGACTAAAGATCAACGGACGATTAATAAATCTGCAGAATTAGATAAGCTATTGAATACTTATTTGCGCCGGAAAGTAAAACAACAAAATGGGCCGACTGCATGA
- a CDS encoding response regulator transcription factor has product MENKIRVILVEDEPFWQNNISKYINKENDIEVVRIIDNGPDAVEATRSLEFDVILMDLNLSRANLDGLMAIRALSQAGHKVIALTAIKEQEVIAQSFESGAVNFINKSSLVDILRAIRDAHMNQIYIHPDGSEVLRKEYLKEIRLSKVLTPSERLVYDLRSRGLNKTQIAEQLHKSISTIKKQIRFVKDKLKEQGISF; this is encoded by the coding sequence ATGGAGAATAAGATCAGAGTAATTTTAGTTGAGGATGAACCTTTCTGGCAAAATAATATTTCAAAATATATTAATAAAGAAAATGATATTGAGGTCGTACGGATTATTGATAATGGGCCCGATGCTGTTGAAGCAACAAGGTCTCTTGAATTCGATGTTATATTGATGGATTTGAATTTATCCAGGGCGAATCTAGACGGTCTAATGGCAATTAGAGCTCTAAGTCAAGCGGGCCATAAGGTCATTGCGTTAACTGCGATAAAAGAGCAAGAAGTCATAGCCCAGTCTTTTGAAAGTGGAGCCGTAAATTTTATAAATAAAAGTAGTCTCGTTGACATATTACGTGCCATTCGGGATGCACATATGAACCAAATATATATTCATCCTGACGGCTCTGAGGTTTTAAGGAAGGAATATTTGAAAGAAATTAGGCTGAGTAAAGTTCTTACTCCATCGGAACGGCTAGTGTATGATCTAAGATCAAGAGGTCTTAATAAGACCCAGATTGCTGAGCAGCTCCATAAGTCCATTAGCACAATAAAAAAACAAATTCGATTCGTAAAAGATAAGCTTAAGGAGCAAGGTATTAGTTTTTAG